The following coding sequences lie in one Cotesia glomerata isolate CgM1 linkage group LG5, MPM_Cglom_v2.3, whole genome shotgun sequence genomic window:
- the LOC123266234 gene encoding protein prickle-like isoform X4: MAMAMAFQNTSTSSPSGGGIPPHQEPFKSPIEAPPALQDPLIHHHQRLSQSDDDSGCALEEYTWVPPGLRPDQVHLYFSSLPEEKIPYVGSAGERERVKQLLQQLPPHDNEARYCSGLSEEEKRELRVFAAQRKREALGRGHASQVERPHGTDCRECNRAITAGEMAIGASRAGPTALWHPACFICCICKQLLVDLIYFWREGRLYCGRHHAETLKPRCCACDEIILADECTEAEGRAWHMRHFACLECDRQLGGQRYVMREGRPYCLHCFDASFAEYCDSCGEPIGVDQGQMSHEGQHWHATEACFCCATCRTSLLGRPFLPRRGAIYCSIACSKGEPPTTPSDSSAGPPIAPPPPSFPKQNRKLPPPTPSEGSSSPPLSTTRHHTIAHTSGSARNSPRVSRKHYQGSTSLATTPTQISTFDFTCESLPNAGSRSAGLDRVILERNLERLLQERNTHTEETNPSELGRLMQARDREPLRCIQNSTPTHASSMPELPPPPHLLTQHSTTISPQTPPPPSPPPLPHLIPNISTDSTDLCGNPAPITDPPTPTSRRVRFEGDEAQALSTSTMPLTNNPCSSSSPSKLHVPRSRSLQPEQVASTSWENAGRITRHDDEESCCSTCSSSSSSDEAAAYALPPRRAYGGVRISYVPNDAVACAKRRGQNLSQSQKEADKCILS; the protein is encoded by the exons ATGGCAATGGCAATGGCATTTCAAAACACCAGTACATCCTCTCCGAGCGGCGGAGGTATTCCTCCTCATCAAGAACCGTTTAAGAGCCCCATCGAGGCACCACCTGCGCTCCAAGACCCTCTTATACATCACCATCAGCGACTTTCTCAGAGCGATGACGATAGCGGTTGCGCGCTTGAAGAATACACGTGGGTCCCGCCGGGCCTCAGACCCGACCAG GTTCATTTGTACTTCAGTTCGCTACCGGAGGAGAAGATTCCTTACGTCGGGAGTGCGGGGGAAAGGGAGCGAGTGAAGCAGCTGCTACAGCAGTTGCCGCCTCATGATAACGAGGCGCGATACTGCAGTGGCCTCAGCGAGGAGGAAAAACGAGAGCTTCGCGTGTTTGCTGCTCAGAGGAAACGTGAGGCCCTTGGTCGAGGACATGCGAGTCAAGTAGAACGACCTCACGGTACCGATTGTCGTGAATGCAACAGGGCAATCACCGCCGGGGAAATGGCCATCGGAGCCAGCAGAGCTGGGCCCACCGCACTTTGGCACCCCGCCTGCTTCATTTGCTGCATTTGCAAGCAATTGCTGGTTGATCTCATTTACTTTTGGCGCGAGGGTAGGCTCTACTGCGGAAGACACCACGCTGAAACTCTCAAGCCAAGATGCTGCGCTTGCGATGAAATTATTCTCGCGGATGAGTGCACCGAGGCCGAGGGGAGAGCTTGGCACATGAGACACTTTGCGTGTCTCGAGTGCGATCGACAG CTTGGCGGCCAACGATACGTAATGCGAGAAGGACGACCGTACTGTCTGCATTGTTTCGACGCGTCTTTCGCGGAATATTGTGACAGCTGCGGCGAGCCAATCGGGGTAGACCAGGGTCAAATGTCGCACGAGGGTCAACACTGGCACGCTACCGAGGCGTGTTTTTGCTGCGCTACCTGCCGAACGTCTCTTCTTGGGCGACCTTTTCTTCCGCGAAGAGGCGCAATTTATTGCAGCATCGCCTGCAGCAAGGGTGAGCCACCTACGACCCCAAGCGACTCGTCAGCCGGGCCTCCAATAGCTCCGCCGCCTCCTTCATTTCCCAA ACAAAACAGGAAACTGCCTCCGCCAACGCCAAGTGAGGGGTCTTCTAGCCCGCCACTATCAACAACGAGGCATCATACCATTGCACATACCTCTGGCTCAGCTAGAAATTCTCCTAGAGTATCAAGAAAACATTACCAAGGCTCTACGTCACTTGCAACAACTCCCACGCAGATTTCTACCTTTGATTTTACTTGTGAAAGCCTTCCGAATGCTGGGTCACGATCTGCTGGCTTGGACAGAGTTATTTTAGAACGTAATCTTGAAAGGCTTTTACAAGAGCGTAATACTCACACGGAAGAAACAAATCCCAGTGAACTTGGAAG GCTAATGCAAGCAAGAGATCGTGAACCATTACGATGTATACAAAACTCAACGCCAACTCATGCGTCAAGTATGCCAGAGCTACCTCCACCTCCTCATCTATTAACTCAACATTCGACGACGATTTCACCACAAACGCCTCCACCGCCGTCGCCACCGCCTCTCCCTCATTTAATACCAAACATCTCAACTGACAGCACGGACCTTTGTGGTAATCCTGCTCCAATAACAGACCCACCCACACCCACATCCAGGCGAGTAAGATTCGAAGGAGACGAAGCCCAAGCTCTGTCTACGTCTACGATGCCGCTCACAAACAACCCCTGCTCATCATCTTCGCCGTCAAAACTTCATGTTCCTCGGTCGCGTAGTTTGCAGCCTGAACAAGTTGCCAGTACTTCGTGGG aaaATGCTGGCCGCATTACAAGACACGACGATGAAGAAAGTTGTTGTTCGACATGTAGTTCTTCTAGTAGCTCAGACGAAGCAGCAGCCTACGCGTTACCACCTAGAAGAGCTTATGGTGGTGTGAGAATATCCTACGTACCTAATGACGCAGTAGCATGTGCAAAAAGACGCGGACAAAATCTATCACAGTCTCAAAAAGAAGCTGACAAATGTATTTTATCTTGA
- the LOC123266234 gene encoding protein prickle-like isoform X2 → MLSAKESAAQWSNAPTSLHGAPCSQCRELCSTGYVPHFWRKVCRSCRCPREDHHRTSIKSTDSSMAMAMAFQNTSTSSPSGGGIPPHQEPFKSPIEAPPALQDPLIHHHQRLSQSDDDSGCALEEYTWVPPGLRPDQVHLYFSSLPEEKIPYVGSAGERERVKQLLQQLPPHDNEARYCSGLSEEEKRELRVFAAQRKREALGRGHASQVERPHGTDCRECNRAITAGEMAIGASRAGPTALWHPACFICCICKQLLVDLIYFWREGRLYCGRHHAETLKPRCCACDEIILADECTEAEGRAWHMRHFACLECDRQLGGQRYVMREGRPYCLHCFDASFAEYCDSCGEPIGVDQGQMSHEGQHWHATEACFCCATCRTSLLGRPFLPRRGAIYCSIACSKGEPPTTPSDSSAGPPIAPPPPSFPKQNRKLPPPTPSEGSSSPPLSTTRHHTIAHTSGSARNSPRVSRKHYQGSTSLATTPTQISTFDFTCESLPNAGSRSAGLDRVILERNLERLLQERNTHTEETNPSELGRLMQARDREPLRCIQNSTPTHASSMPELPPPPHLLTQHSTTISPQTPPPPSPPPLPHLIPNISTDSTDLCGNPAPITDPPTPTSRRVRFEGDEAQALSTSTMPLTNNPCSSSSPSKLHVPRSRSLQPEQVASTSWENAGRITRHDDEESCCSTCSSSSSSDEAAAYALPPRRAYGGVRISYVPNDAVACAKRRGQNLSQSQKEADKCILS, encoded by the exons gaAGGTGTGCAGGAGCTGCAGATGTCCGCGGGAGGATCACCACCGGACGAGTATCAAGTCAACGGACTCATCGATGGCAATGGCAATGGCATTTCAAAACACCAGTACATCCTCTCCGAGCGGCGGAGGTATTCCTCCTCATCAAGAACCGTTTAAGAGCCCCATCGAGGCACCACCTGCGCTCCAAGACCCTCTTATACATCACCATCAGCGACTTTCTCAGAGCGATGACGATAGCGGTTGCGCGCTTGAAGAATACACGTGGGTCCCGCCGGGCCTCAGACCCGACCAG GTTCATTTGTACTTCAGTTCGCTACCGGAGGAGAAGATTCCTTACGTCGGGAGTGCGGGGGAAAGGGAGCGAGTGAAGCAGCTGCTACAGCAGTTGCCGCCTCATGATAACGAGGCGCGATACTGCAGTGGCCTCAGCGAGGAGGAAAAACGAGAGCTTCGCGTGTTTGCTGCTCAGAGGAAACGTGAGGCCCTTGGTCGAGGACATGCGAGTCAAGTAGAACGACCTCACGGTACCGATTGTCGTGAATGCAACAGGGCAATCACCGCCGGGGAAATGGCCATCGGAGCCAGCAGAGCTGGGCCCACCGCACTTTGGCACCCCGCCTGCTTCATTTGCTGCATTTGCAAGCAATTGCTGGTTGATCTCATTTACTTTTGGCGCGAGGGTAGGCTCTACTGCGGAAGACACCACGCTGAAACTCTCAAGCCAAGATGCTGCGCTTGCGATGAAATTATTCTCGCGGATGAGTGCACCGAGGCCGAGGGGAGAGCTTGGCACATGAGACACTTTGCGTGTCTCGAGTGCGATCGACAG CTTGGCGGCCAACGATACGTAATGCGAGAAGGACGACCGTACTGTCTGCATTGTTTCGACGCGTCTTTCGCGGAATATTGTGACAGCTGCGGCGAGCCAATCGGGGTAGACCAGGGTCAAATGTCGCACGAGGGTCAACACTGGCACGCTACCGAGGCGTGTTTTTGCTGCGCTACCTGCCGAACGTCTCTTCTTGGGCGACCTTTTCTTCCGCGAAGAGGCGCAATTTATTGCAGCATCGCCTGCAGCAAGGGTGAGCCACCTACGACCCCAAGCGACTCGTCAGCCGGGCCTCCAATAGCTCCGCCGCCTCCTTCATTTCCCAA ACAAAACAGGAAACTGCCTCCGCCAACGCCAAGTGAGGGGTCTTCTAGCCCGCCACTATCAACAACGAGGCATCATACCATTGCACATACCTCTGGCTCAGCTAGAAATTCTCCTAGAGTATCAAGAAAACATTACCAAGGCTCTACGTCACTTGCAACAACTCCCACGCAGATTTCTACCTTTGATTTTACTTGTGAAAGCCTTCCGAATGCTGGGTCACGATCTGCTGGCTTGGACAGAGTTATTTTAGAACGTAATCTTGAAAGGCTTTTACAAGAGCGTAATACTCACACGGAAGAAACAAATCCCAGTGAACTTGGAAG GCTAATGCAAGCAAGAGATCGTGAACCATTACGATGTATACAAAACTCAACGCCAACTCATGCGTCAAGTATGCCAGAGCTACCTCCACCTCCTCATCTATTAACTCAACATTCGACGACGATTTCACCACAAACGCCTCCACCGCCGTCGCCACCGCCTCTCCCTCATTTAATACCAAACATCTCAACTGACAGCACGGACCTTTGTGGTAATCCTGCTCCAATAACAGACCCACCCACACCCACATCCAGGCGAGTAAGATTCGAAGGAGACGAAGCCCAAGCTCTGTCTACGTCTACGATGCCGCTCACAAACAACCCCTGCTCATCATCTTCGCCGTCAAAACTTCATGTTCCTCGGTCGCGTAGTTTGCAGCCTGAACAAGTTGCCAGTACTTCGTGGG aaaATGCTGGCCGCATTACAAGACACGACGATGAAGAAAGTTGTTGTTCGACATGTAGTTCTTCTAGTAGCTCAGACGAAGCAGCAGCCTACGCGTTACCACCTAGAAGAGCTTATGGTGGTGTGAGAATATCCTACGTACCTAATGACGCAGTAGCATGTGCAAAAAGACGCGGACAAAATCTATCACAGTCTCAAAAAGAAGCTGACAAATGTATTTTATCTTGA
- the LOC123266234 gene encoding protein prickle-like isoform X3 — MRHTTHYFSDCPRWQMTNVYRTQIKFATIRKVCRSCRCPREDHHRTSIKSTDSSMAMAMAFQNTSTSSPSGGGIPPHQEPFKSPIEAPPALQDPLIHHHQRLSQSDDDSGCALEEYTWVPPGLRPDQVHLYFSSLPEEKIPYVGSAGERERVKQLLQQLPPHDNEARYCSGLSEEEKRELRVFAAQRKREALGRGHASQVERPHGTDCRECNRAITAGEMAIGASRAGPTALWHPACFICCICKQLLVDLIYFWREGRLYCGRHHAETLKPRCCACDEIILADECTEAEGRAWHMRHFACLECDRQLGGQRYVMREGRPYCLHCFDASFAEYCDSCGEPIGVDQGQMSHEGQHWHATEACFCCATCRTSLLGRPFLPRRGAIYCSIACSKGEPPTTPSDSSAGPPIAPPPPSFPKQNRKLPPPTPSEGSSSPPLSTTRHHTIAHTSGSARNSPRVSRKHYQGSTSLATTPTQISTFDFTCESLPNAGSRSAGLDRVILERNLERLLQERNTHTEETNPSELGRLMQARDREPLRCIQNSTPTHASSMPELPPPPHLLTQHSTTISPQTPPPPSPPPLPHLIPNISTDSTDLCGNPAPITDPPTPTSRRVRFEGDEAQALSTSTMPLTNNPCSSSSPSKLHVPRSRSLQPEQVASTSWENAGRITRHDDEESCCSTCSSSSSSDEAAAYALPPRRAYGGVRISYVPNDAVACAKRRGQNLSQSQKEADKCILS, encoded by the exons gaAGGTGTGCAGGAGCTGCAGATGTCCGCGGGAGGATCACCACCGGACGAGTATCAAGTCAACGGACTCATCGATGGCAATGGCAATGGCATTTCAAAACACCAGTACATCCTCTCCGAGCGGCGGAGGTATTCCTCCTCATCAAGAACCGTTTAAGAGCCCCATCGAGGCACCACCTGCGCTCCAAGACCCTCTTATACATCACCATCAGCGACTTTCTCAGAGCGATGACGATAGCGGTTGCGCGCTTGAAGAATACACGTGGGTCCCGCCGGGCCTCAGACCCGACCAG GTTCATTTGTACTTCAGTTCGCTACCGGAGGAGAAGATTCCTTACGTCGGGAGTGCGGGGGAAAGGGAGCGAGTGAAGCAGCTGCTACAGCAGTTGCCGCCTCATGATAACGAGGCGCGATACTGCAGTGGCCTCAGCGAGGAGGAAAAACGAGAGCTTCGCGTGTTTGCTGCTCAGAGGAAACGTGAGGCCCTTGGTCGAGGACATGCGAGTCAAGTAGAACGACCTCACGGTACCGATTGTCGTGAATGCAACAGGGCAATCACCGCCGGGGAAATGGCCATCGGAGCCAGCAGAGCTGGGCCCACCGCACTTTGGCACCCCGCCTGCTTCATTTGCTGCATTTGCAAGCAATTGCTGGTTGATCTCATTTACTTTTGGCGCGAGGGTAGGCTCTACTGCGGAAGACACCACGCTGAAACTCTCAAGCCAAGATGCTGCGCTTGCGATGAAATTATTCTCGCGGATGAGTGCACCGAGGCCGAGGGGAGAGCTTGGCACATGAGACACTTTGCGTGTCTCGAGTGCGATCGACAG CTTGGCGGCCAACGATACGTAATGCGAGAAGGACGACCGTACTGTCTGCATTGTTTCGACGCGTCTTTCGCGGAATATTGTGACAGCTGCGGCGAGCCAATCGGGGTAGACCAGGGTCAAATGTCGCACGAGGGTCAACACTGGCACGCTACCGAGGCGTGTTTTTGCTGCGCTACCTGCCGAACGTCTCTTCTTGGGCGACCTTTTCTTCCGCGAAGAGGCGCAATTTATTGCAGCATCGCCTGCAGCAAGGGTGAGCCACCTACGACCCCAAGCGACTCGTCAGCCGGGCCTCCAATAGCTCCGCCGCCTCCTTCATTTCCCAA ACAAAACAGGAAACTGCCTCCGCCAACGCCAAGTGAGGGGTCTTCTAGCCCGCCACTATCAACAACGAGGCATCATACCATTGCACATACCTCTGGCTCAGCTAGAAATTCTCCTAGAGTATCAAGAAAACATTACCAAGGCTCTACGTCACTTGCAACAACTCCCACGCAGATTTCTACCTTTGATTTTACTTGTGAAAGCCTTCCGAATGCTGGGTCACGATCTGCTGGCTTGGACAGAGTTATTTTAGAACGTAATCTTGAAAGGCTTTTACAAGAGCGTAATACTCACACGGAAGAAACAAATCCCAGTGAACTTGGAAG GCTAATGCAAGCAAGAGATCGTGAACCATTACGATGTATACAAAACTCAACGCCAACTCATGCGTCAAGTATGCCAGAGCTACCTCCACCTCCTCATCTATTAACTCAACATTCGACGACGATTTCACCACAAACGCCTCCACCGCCGTCGCCACCGCCTCTCCCTCATTTAATACCAAACATCTCAACTGACAGCACGGACCTTTGTGGTAATCCTGCTCCAATAACAGACCCACCCACACCCACATCCAGGCGAGTAAGATTCGAAGGAGACGAAGCCCAAGCTCTGTCTACGTCTACGATGCCGCTCACAAACAACCCCTGCTCATCATCTTCGCCGTCAAAACTTCATGTTCCTCGGTCGCGTAGTTTGCAGCCTGAACAAGTTGCCAGTACTTCGTGGG aaaATGCTGGCCGCATTACAAGACACGACGATGAAGAAAGTTGTTGTTCGACATGTAGTTCTTCTAGTAGCTCAGACGAAGCAGCAGCCTACGCGTTACCACCTAGAAGAGCTTATGGTGGTGTGAGAATATCCTACGTACCTAATGACGCAGTAGCATGTGCAAAAAGACGCGGACAAAATCTATCACAGTCTCAAAAAGAAGCTGACAAATGTATTTTATCTTGA